In the Thermodesulfobacteriota bacterium genome, one interval contains:
- a CDS encoding alpha/beta hydrolase, translated as MSLRPIWKAQVAALAIILALASFACESDSDSGLPPAEFEPGACPESVASLPTFADASCGFLVVPESRTKFNGRRIRLPVAIIPSVSQPPPDEPIVHLTGGPGGDALAEAEFLVPAGLNQQRDLIIMAQRGTLDTEPELTCPEIDQFNARLVGLVYGADSTKAEHLAATRACRDRLVAEGIDLSAYNTTENAADFEDLRKVLGIKQWSLNGYSYGTYLALTLMRDYPETIRSVIIDSVVPPSVASLGWTWTNLGEAFNNLFRACADQPACNSEYGDVEATFAGQVQQLEANPLTTTAQYAPDGPLVTVVLDGGALVNWLVAAGPAFINVPSAIQELVEGDPKQIAAGRAALANPAGEGIFGYGLTYGVFCSEWIPFEPQSQILVQGRLAFPTYPDSVLSQAPQLPFETEDCAIWNVPSADPSVRDVTISSIPTLVISGSFDAKTSPQWAEYAAMTLENSTRIVIPGIGHWVTPQSECAQSVVRSFLSNPDVPPDTGCVAGLTPPPFPTSE; from the coding sequence ATGAGTTTGAGACCGATCTGGAAGGCACAGGTAGCGGCGCTGGCGATTATTCTGGCGCTGGCATCTTTTGCATGCGAATCCGACTCGGACTCGGGGCTTCCGCCGGCCGAGTTCGAGCCCGGTGCGTGCCCGGAGAGCGTTGCGTCGCTTCCCACGTTTGCCGACGCGAGCTGCGGCTTTCTGGTGGTGCCGGAGAGCCGCACCAAATTCAATGGACGCAGGATCCGGCTCCCGGTTGCAATCATCCCGTCCGTCTCCCAGCCGCCCCCGGACGAGCCCATCGTTCACCTGACCGGCGGTCCGGGCGGCGATGCGCTTGCCGAGGCGGAGTTTCTCGTGCCTGCCGGGCTGAACCAACAGCGTGACCTGATCATCATGGCGCAGCGCGGAACGCTGGACACCGAGCCGGAGCTGACATGCCCGGAGATCGACCAATTCAATGCGCGGCTGGTCGGCCTCGTCTACGGCGCCGATTCAACCAAGGCGGAGCACCTGGCCGCGACGCGGGCTTGTCGTGATCGGCTGGTGGCCGAAGGGATCGATCTGAGCGCCTACAACACCACCGAAAATGCGGCCGACTTCGAGGACCTGCGCAAGGTGTTGGGGATCAAACAGTGGAGCCTGAACGGCTATTCCTACGGCACCTATCTGGCGCTTACGCTGATGCGCGATTACCCCGAGACCATCCGCAGCGTGATTATCGACTCCGTCGTGCCGCCCAGTGTGGCGAGCCTCGGTTGGACATGGACCAACCTTGGTGAAGCCTTTAACAACCTGTTTCGCGCATGTGCCGATCAGCCCGCCTGCAACAGCGAGTACGGCGATGTGGAGGCAACGTTCGCCGGCCAGGTCCAGCAGCTCGAGGCCAATCCGCTGACGACGACGGCGCAGTATGCCCCGGACGGCCCGCTGGTGACGGTGGTGCTCGACGGCGGGGCGCTGGTGAATTGGCTCGTCGCAGCCGGTCCGGCCTTTATCAATGTTCCGTCGGCCATACAAGAGCTGGTCGAGGGTGATCCGAAGCAGATTGCGGCCGGGCGCGCGGCACTCGCCAACCCGGCGGGTGAGGGCATATTCGGCTACGGCTTGACCTACGGCGTCTTCTGCAGCGAATGGATTCCCTTCGAGCCCCAATCCCAGATCCTTGTGCAAGGGCGTCTCGCTTTTCCGACCTACCCCGACTCGGTCCTGTCCCAAGCGCCGCAATTGCCTTTCGAGACCGAGGACTGTGCCATCTGGAACGTTCCAAGTGCGGATCCTTCTGTACGTGACGTCACGATCAGCAGCATTCCCACGCTCGTCATTTCGGGCAGCTTTGACGCTAAAACATCGCCGCAGTGGGCCGAGTACGCCGCCATGACGCTCGAAAACTCGACCAGGATCGTGATCCCGGGGATTGGGCA
- a CDS encoding alpha/beta hydrolase, with protein MSKAWVVLVVGTLAFIASACSSSDSDSSQAVFEPGPCPSSKASIPELENALCGVLVVPENRTKSNGRTIRLPVAIIPSVSQPPQGSPIVHLTGGPGGDALSEAPVLVASGLNQDRDLILMDQRGDLDTEPELTCPEVDEFSIEVIGLPYGADTTRELHVAATKLCHDRLVAEGIDLGAYNTTENAADFADLRKVLGIEEWNVYGFSYGTNLALTLMRDHPEGIRSVIIDSVVPPSVASLGWTWTNANEGINNIFRACTDQPACNDKYGDLAATFAGLVQELEANPLITTGTYSPEVPPVTVVLDGGALVNWLAAIPQPLLDVSSIPAAIDALAHGNPAPIANSRSFFTDPAGIGLFGHGLAFGVFCSEWIPFEPESQILAQGRLAFPTYPDSVLSQSPQLPFMTEDCAVWNVPKAPSSARDITASDIPTLIITGSFDGRTSPQWGAYAAETLPNSTNIIIPGIGHWVTPQSECAQMVIASFLDTPDAPDTGCVAGLTPPPFDTEELTP; from the coding sequence GTGTCGAAAGCCTGGGTCGTGCTGGTTGTCGGCACGCTGGCGTTTATAGCCTCCGCGTGTTCCTCTTCGGATTCAGATTCGTCGCAGGCGGTTTTTGAGCCCGGTCCGTGCCCGAGCAGTAAAGCTTCAATCCCCGAGCTTGAGAACGCACTCTGCGGCGTTCTCGTGGTACCGGAGAATCGCACCAAATCCAACGGACGCACGATCCGGCTCCCGGTTGCAATCATCCCGTCCGTCTCCCAGCCCCCGCAGGGCTCGCCCATCGTACACCTGACCGGGGGCCCCGGCGGCGATGCGCTTTCCGAGGCCCCGGTTCTCGTGGCCTCCGGGCTGAATCAGGATCGCGATCTGATCTTGATGGACCAGCGCGGGGATCTCGACACCGAGCCGGAACTGACTTGCCCCGAGGTCGACGAGTTCAGCATTGAAGTAATCGGTCTTCCCTACGGTGCCGACACGACCAGGGAGCTCCACGTGGCGGCGACGAAGCTCTGTCATGATCGTCTGGTGGCCGAGGGGATCGACCTCGGCGCCTACAACACGACCGAGAACGCCGCCGATTTCGCCGACCTCCGCAAGGTGCTCGGGATAGAAGAGTGGAACGTGTATGGATTCTCGTACGGGACCAATCTGGCGCTCACCCTGATGCGCGATCATCCCGAAGGTATCCGCAGCGTGATCATCGACTCCGTCGTGCCGCCGAGTGTTGCGAGCCTTGGTTGGACATGGACCAACGCCAATGAAGGCATCAACAACATATTTCGCGCGTGTACCGATCAGCCAGCCTGCAACGATAAGTACGGCGATTTGGCAGCCACGTTCGCGGGCCTGGTCCAGGAGCTCGAAGCCAATCCATTGATAACGACGGGAACGTATTCGCCCGAGGTTCCGCCTGTGACCGTGGTGCTCGACGGCGGGGCGCTGGTGAACTGGCTCGCCGCCATCCCGCAACCTCTTCTCGATGTTTCCTCGATTCCCGCCGCCATAGACGCGCTGGCCCATGGTAATCCGGCGCCGATTGCCAATTCGCGGTCTTTTTTTACGGACCCCGCAGGAATAGGCCTGTTCGGTCATGGTCTGGCCTTCGGAGTGTTCTGTAGTGAGTGGATCCCCTTCGAGCCCGAATCCCAGATCCTTGCGCAAGGGCGTCTCGCTTTTCCGACCTACCCCGACTCGGTCCTCTCTCAGTCGCCGCAACTGCCCTTCATGACCGAGGATTGCGCCGTCTGGAATGTTCCCAAAGCGCCTTCCTCCGCACGTGATATTACTGCGAGCGACATCCCGACGCTCATCATAACGGGTAGTTTCGACGGCAGAACGTCGCCGCAGTGGGGTGCGTATGCCGCCGAGACGCTGCCTAATTCGACGAACATCATCATTCCCGGGATCGGTCATTGGGTCACACCCCAGTCGGAATGCGCACAGATGGTCATCGCATCCTTCCTCGACACACCGGATGCGCCCGACACCGGCTGCGTGGCAGGACTGACACCGCCGCCATTTGACACAGAGGAGCTGACCCCATGA
- the rplU gene encoding 50S ribosomal protein L21, producing MQAVIKTGGKQYSVSKGDVITIDHLAGNPGDEVEFKDVLLVSDGSGSVKVGAPVLDGASVKAKIVGDKKGKKLIVFKFRRRKNFRKKTGHRQTFTTVEITDIVN from the coding sequence ATGCAGGCAGTAATCAAAACGGGCGGAAAGCAGTACAGCGTATCGAAGGGTGACGTTATAACCATCGACCATCTGGCCGGCAACCCGGGCGATGAGGTCGAGTTCAAGGACGTCCTCCTGGTATCGGACGGAAGCGGCAGTGTAAAGGTTGGTGCGCCCGTACTCGACGGCGCGAGCGTAAAGGCGAAGATAGTCGGCGACAAGAAGGGCAAGAAGCTCATAGTCTTCAAGTTCAGGAGAAGGAAGAATTTCAGGAAGAAGACCGGGCATCGCCAGACTTTCACCACTGTCGAGATAACCGACATAGTAAACTAA
- the rpmA gene encoding 50S ribosomal protein L27 has translation MSTKKGGGSSRNGRDSRGRRLGLKKFGGETVKAGNILVRQRGTKYHPGLNVGLGRDHTLFALKDGVIKFDTGKNNRTRVNVEASAE, from the coding sequence ATGTCTACAAAAAAAGGCGGCGGTAGCAGTAGAAACGGAAGAGATTCGAGAGGCAGGAGGCTCGGCCTGAAGAAGTTCGGCGGCGAGACCGTCAAGGCCGGCAACATCCTGGTCAGGCAGCGCGGCACGAAGTACCACCCGGGGCTCAACGTGGGCCTTGGCCGCGATCACACGCTCTTCGCGCTCAAGGACGGCGTCATAAAGTTCGACACCGGCAAGAACAACAGGACGCGCGTGAACGTGGAAGCGTCCGCCGAATAA